A single Pseudodesulfovibrio aespoeensis Aspo-2 DNA region contains:
- a CDS encoding sensor histidine kinase: MAQLVLDGESNTTVMQAFPQIMLGIRQVIHLIDATEPLLEMEKGAYTPPETPINIIQILDVVRKSLEKLSLQNMVTVNLPTACPSEEPRLCGEAFLIEDLLTNLVKNAIEASPSGGRVTIACQMEPKTVHIAIHNAGAVPQALRGRFFEKYATMGKSCGTGLGTYSAQLIAKSHGGHIDLITSEAEGTTLTVVLPRCDFK, translated from the coding sequence GTGGCCCAGTTGGTTCTGGACGGAGAGAGCAATACAACCGTGATGCAAGCATTCCCGCAAATCATGCTCGGCATTCGGCAAGTGATCCATCTCATCGACGCTACCGAGCCCTTGCTGGAAATGGAAAAGGGCGCATACACGCCCCCCGAGACACCGATCAATATTATTCAGATCCTCGATGTCGTAAGGAAATCCCTGGAAAAACTCTCCTTGCAGAACATGGTGACCGTCAATCTTCCGACCGCTTGCCCCTCCGAGGAGCCACGGCTGTGCGGGGAGGCCTTTCTCATCGAAGACTTGCTTACGAATCTGGTGAAGAACGCGATTGAGGCCTCGCCCAGTGGGGGGCGCGTGACTATCGCCTGCCAAATGGAACCAAAGACGGTACACATTGCCATCCACAATGCCGGCGCTGTGCCTCAAGCCCTGCGGGGACGTTTTTTCGAGAAATATGCCACCATGGGCAAGTCTTGCGGCACGGGGCTGGGGACTTACAGCGCCCAGCTCATCGCCAAGTCTCATGGCGGCCACATCGACCTCATCACGTCCGAAGCCGAAGGGACCACGCTTACTGTCGTACTCCCCCGCTGCGACTTCAAATAG
- a CDS encoding Ig-like domain-containing protein: MAENETTQPQTRLSLSLPGSGNTKIYKVTSDMLVAFDFDVTQAVFSGNGNHLVISVEGQGSIVIEDYLLMAEQDALPMFELLGGELIPGGVYLFAFSAAEDQNELETAADGSSGSSGAGAYSDDAGTLFRGIDSLPGQGSPSRNGRNSDGGESSPNNNPSDTSGATSNPPTINGTLSITTDEDVPTLITASQILALASDPDPYASLSVTGLTVAGGTLTQIAAGTWLFTPDQDYNGSLNMAFTISDGLYTVSGQGVITVNAVNDAPVAEGDTNAVVQDAVITGSVADNDTDVDNTAEELSYALSDPANAPTGLTFNADGSYTFDAASYNYLTEGETRVLEIGYTVSDGDLTDTATLTITVTGTNDAASISVGTGDAASGGVTEDDAATLTVSGTLSISDADAGEAAFDTSVDNTGKLGALTISADGQWTYAIDNTLAQVQSLAAGQTLTETFTVTSADGTASQDIVITVTGTNDAASISVGAGDAASGGVTEDDAATLTVSGTLSISDADAGEAAFDTSVDNTGKLGTLTISADGQWTYAIDNTLTQVQSLAAGQTLTETFTVTSTDGTASQDIVITVTGTNEQPVAVADTGAINEGRGSISGRLLTNDYDVDGGTLTLTAVNGDEANVGTSVAGQFGTLTVAANGRYTYSLDNSLAEVQQLGVGDSATETFTYTISDGQGGFDTASLTITVNGTNDRPVAVADTASVFEDGAAATGNVLDNDYDIDASDTLSVAAVGGSADNVGSDLAGKYGTLTLQADGSYTYAVNNDNLTVQKLGVGQSTTDRFTYTVTDDNGATRSATLTVTINGTNDAPVATADVRAINEGASRVTGNVKSNDTDIDGDALTVTEVNGEEGNVGSEIAGQYGTLTLNANGRYTYSLDNSLAEVQQLGVGDSATETFTYTISDGQGGFDTASLTITVNGTNDRPVAVADAASVFEDGAAATGNVLDNDYDIDASDTLSVAAVGGSADNVGSDLAGKYGTLTLQADGSYTYAVNNDNLTVQKLGVGQSTTDRFTYTVTDDNGATRSATLTVTINGTNDAPVATADVRAINEGASRVTGNVKSNDTDIDGDTLTVTEVNGEEGNVGSEIAGQYGTLTLNANGRYTYSLDNSLAEVQQLGVGDSATETFTYTISDGQGGFDTASLTITVNGTNDRPVAVADTASVFEDGAAATGNVLDNDYDIDASDTLSVAAVGGSADNVGSDLAGKYGTLTLQADGSYTYAVNNDNLTVQKLGVGQSTTDRFTYTVTDDNGATRSATLTVTINGTNDAPVATADVRAINEGASRVTGNVKSNDTDIDGDALTVTEVNGEEGNVGSEIAGNYGTLTLNANGRYTYSLDNSLAEVQQLGVGDSATETFTYTISDGQGGFDTTTLTITINGTNDRPVAVADTASVFEDGPAATGNVLDNDYDIDASDTLSVAAVGGSADNVGSDLAGKYGTLTLQADGSYTYAVNNDNQTVQKLGVGQSTTDRFTYTVTDDNGATRSATLTVTINGTNDAPVATADVRAINEGASRVTGNVKSNDTDIDGDTLTVSAVNGEEGNVGSEIAGQFGTLTLNANGRYTYSLDNSLAEVQQLGVGDSATETFTYTISDGQGGFDTASLTITVNGTNDRPVAVGETGLVTDEDTPLVIDVLANDSDVDANDTLTILGTPTALHGTVTVNADGTITYTPNANYNGADTITYTITDSQGGTASATAKLYVNAINDAPDVQNETGLATDEDTPLVIDVLANDSDVEGDTLSILGTPTAENGTVTVNADGTITYTPNANYNGTDTVTYTVSDGQGGTATGTAAITVNAVNDAPELSFTGADQTTNLIINGSFENVAGGYDIETGGWADGRAPEGWTKVAGDRWEVMDGDRFGIIGASDGENVIDTGVGSRAALVISQQINNLEPGQYVIELDLFDRGSNLGEADSGAIDILWNGEIVGSFNPGDDAWETGRVIITVAEAGSGTLTLASHNADGYGNVIDNVRMFAMTEAADGAVTVVENAAEGAYVASAIGTDIETTAENLTFSLSDSDGFAGQSALFVIDPATGVITLAQGTTLDYESGQSYTINVTVSDGDGGVTTKPLTINVADVNEAPVAANVDLGQIFEDGVGGAGAITMTSAELIGSAYDPEGGTLTVENLTLAQGEGSLTANPDGTWTFTPAQDWNGEVSFSYELSDGVNTTPQTAALMVLPTNDAPVIDFAMSAPDTGTNLIVNGSFENVAGGYDIETGGWADGRAPEGWTKVAGDRWEVMDGDRFGIIGASDGENVIDTGVGSRAALVISQQINNLEPGQYVIELDLFDRGSNLGEADSGTVDVLWNGEIVASFNPGDDAWETGRVIITVAEAGSGTLTLASHNADGYGNVIDNVRMYAVTEATGATVTVNEDATGGTIVASVVGTDIDSMGLTYSLADPGNTSPFTIDAQTGVVTLKNGASLDYETTAAYEVEVTVSDGFASTTKTLTINVGDVNEAPTGQDIDLGSIHEDGVGGDGSITFTAAQLLAGATDPDGDALSIANLTLTQGQGTLADNGDQTWTFTPDADFNGDVAFGYEITDGALSSPQTASLTVIDTNEAPVAGNDVFGGVTVTEGVTIDLTTPDSGVNVSQIQAQWAAQGVTVRALTGDGMDAGSWSDSSLGTKNVSFTTGGTHYAYSGLGVSAPGNIDGGEVDLLDGSQTTATELLAVSFDKPMQSVTLEISALFDGVNGNAYDIGHIEVARVAAYDASGALLGYVDVQGTPNGLATVTLDVTALGYGLPIASVAVMPLANSAGNSGNNSDFLLRSVSGESMDVVTGLFSEDETITLDASALLANDTDQDGDPLTITSVGDATHGTVSMVGGQIVFQPEANYNGQATFTYTVSDGNGGFDTATVALNITAVNDAPTVGLETTTFVGGEDAVSVVGDIAITDVDSATMSKAVITLTNAMEGDELNTDGVSGLFVDTEVTADGQIIVTLSGSATAAEYESAIKAITFSTTSDADTARTVTVQVTDAEGNQAQTSNMATTTIDVDIPTDAPIVDYNVTGQEVIFQSESAGYSNMLGIYTVDENNNPSDPEIILFNSKSALPQEVLKAFSEDASIRFFLIPNGANQGLDTSATLHFVMSNGQWALALASADTTTRIVDVKFDDAQFNPNGEEATFKYSWGGQPGMTLSDYQSVTVSIDDQTSNVDDDDFNDLSVKLAFTNDGVFQGGSGDDLAYGGLGSDTLHGGAGNDTLYGGDANDILYGGSGNDSLDGGNADDMISGGSGNDTLLGGNGNDVLVGGAGNDSMDGGTGNDTLLGGDGNDTLLGDHGDDLLSGGAGDDSLDGGTGHDTLFGGDGNDTLVGDHGNDLLVGGAGDDLIYGGTGNDMVIAGTGYDQVELGSGNDTIFIDQSVLADGGGEMIVSDFNVRQDVLELGDGLSIDNIIMSSTQDYTQLVITNGDQDIVVKLLGVTPSDFTNHNPIVNTDTTADSLIQMLVEADNKSDF, from the coding sequence ATGGCCGAGAACGAAACCACCCAGCCACAGACCAGGCTGTCCCTCTCCCTTCCGGGCTCCGGCAATACGAAGATCTACAAGGTCACCTCGGACATGCTGGTCGCTTTCGATTTCGACGTGACTCAGGCCGTCTTCAGCGGCAATGGCAATCATCTGGTCATTTCCGTCGAGGGGCAGGGGAGCATAGTCATAGAGGATTACCTGCTTATGGCCGAGCAGGACGCCCTCCCCATGTTTGAACTCCTGGGGGGCGAGCTTATACCCGGCGGCGTCTACCTCTTCGCCTTCAGCGCGGCGGAAGACCAAAATGAACTGGAGACCGCCGCGGACGGCTCGTCGGGCAGCAGCGGCGCAGGCGCATATTCCGACGACGCGGGCACACTTTTCAGGGGCATCGACAGCCTTCCCGGACAAGGCTCCCCTTCCAGGAATGGTCGAAACTCCGACGGGGGCGAATCCAGCCCGAACAACAATCCTTCGGACACTTCGGGCGCAACAAGCAATCCGCCGACCATCAACGGCACCCTGTCCATCACCACTGACGAGGATGTGCCCACGCTCATCACCGCGTCCCAGATTCTCGCCCTGGCCAGCGATCCTGACCCTTACGCCTCCCTGAGCGTGACCGGGCTGACCGTGGCGGGCGGAACCCTGACCCAGATTGCAGCCGGGACATGGCTCTTCACCCCGGACCAGGACTACAACGGCAGCCTCAACATGGCCTTCACCATCAGCGACGGCCTCTACACCGTCTCGGGTCAGGGGGTCATCACCGTCAACGCCGTCAATGACGCGCCGGTAGCCGAGGGCGACACCAACGCCGTGGTCCAAGACGCAGTGATCACCGGTTCCGTGGCCGACAACGACACCGATGTGGACAACACGGCGGAGGAGCTCTCCTATGCCCTGAGCGATCCGGCCAACGCCCCGACAGGGCTGACCTTCAACGCCGACGGCTCCTACACCTTTGACGCAGCTTCCTACAATTACCTTACTGAAGGCGAAACACGCGTCCTCGAGATCGGCTACACCGTCTCCGACGGAGACCTGACCGACACCGCCACCCTGACCATCACCGTCACCGGCACCAATGACGCGGCCTCCATCTCCGTGGGCACGGGCGATGCGGCCAGCGGCGGCGTGACCGAGGACGACGCAGCCACCCTGACCGTCAGCGGCACCCTGTCCATCAGCGACGCCGACGCGGGCGAAGCGGCCTTCGACACCAGCGTGGACAACACCGGCAAGCTCGGCGCCCTGACCATCAGCGCCGACGGCCAGTGGACCTACGCCATCGACAACACCCTGGCCCAGGTCCAGTCCCTGGCCGCCGGGCAGACCCTGACCGAGACATTTACCGTGACCTCGGCGGACGGCACCGCCTCCCAGGACATCGTCATCACCGTCACCGGCACCAATGACGCGGCCTCCATCTCCGTGGGCGCGGGCGATGCGGCCAGCGGCGGCGTGACCGAGGACGACGCAGCCACCCTGACCGTCAGCGGCACCCTGTCCATCAGCGACGCCGACGCGGGCGAAGCGGCCTTCGACACCAGCGTGGACAACACCGGCAAGCTCGGCACCCTGACCATCAGCGCCGACGGCCAGTGGACCTACGCCATCGACAACACCCTGACCCAGGTCCAGTCCCTGGCAGCCGGGCAGACCCTGACCGAGACATTTACCGTGACCTCGACCGACGGCACCGCCAGCCAGGACATCGTCATCACTGTCACCGGCACCAATGAGCAGCCTGTGGCCGTGGCAGACACCGGAGCCATCAATGAAGGACGCGGGAGCATAAGCGGCAGACTGCTGACCAACGATTACGATGTGGACGGCGGCACCCTGACCTTGACTGCGGTCAATGGCGATGAAGCCAATGTCGGCACTTCCGTGGCCGGGCAGTTCGGCACCCTGACGGTGGCAGCCAATGGCCGCTACACCTACTCCCTCGACAACTCGCTGGCCGAAGTGCAGCAGCTGGGCGTGGGCGACAGCGCGACCGAGACCTTCACCTACACCATCTCAGACGGCCAGGGCGGATTCGACACCGCCAGCCTGACCATCACTGTCAACGGCACCAACGACCGCCCCGTGGCCGTGGCCGACACCGCCTCGGTCTTCGAGGATGGCGCGGCAGCCACCGGCAACGTTCTGGACAATGATTATGACATCGACGCCAGCGACACCCTGAGCGTCGCGGCAGTGGGCGGCAGCGCGGACAACGTGGGCAGCGATCTGGCCGGAAAGTACGGCACTCTGACCCTCCAGGCCGACGGCTCCTACACCTACGCCGTGAACAACGACAACCTGACCGTCCAGAAGCTCGGCGTGGGCCAGTCCACCACTGACCGCTTCACCTACACCGTCACTGACGACAACGGCGCGACCCGCTCCGCCACCCTGACCGTGACCATCAACGGCACCAACGACGCACCCGTTGCCACCGCCGACGTGCGCGCCATCAACGAGGGCGCAAGCCGCGTCACCGGCAACGTCAAGAGCAATGACACGGACATCGACGGCGACGCCCTGACCGTGACCGAGGTCAACGGCGAAGAGGGCAACGTCGGCTCCGAGATCGCCGGGCAGTACGGCACCCTGACCCTGAACGCCAATGGCCGCTACACCTACTCCCTCGACAACTCGCTGGCCGAAGTGCAGCAGCTGGGTGTTGGCGACAGCGCGACCGAGACCTTCACCTACACCATCTCAGACGGCCAGGGCGGATTCGACACCGCCAGCCTGACCATCACTGTCAACGGCACCAACGACCGCCCCGTGGCCGTGGCCGACGCCGCCTCGGTCTTCGAGGATGGCGCGGCAGCCACCGGCAACGTTCTGGACAATGATTATGACATCGACGCCAGCGACACCCTGAGCGTCGCGGCAGTGGGCGGCAGCGCGGACAACGTGGGCAGCGATCTGGCCGGAAAGTACGGCACTCTGACCCTCCAGGCCGACGGCTCCTACACCTACGCCGTGAACAACGACAACCTGACCGTCCAGAAGCTCGGCGTGGGCCAGTCCACCACTGACCGCTTCACCTACACCGTCACTGACGACAACGGCGCGACCCGCTCCGCCACCCTGACCGTGACCATCAACGGCACCAACGATGCACCCGTTGCCACCGCCGACGTGCGCGCCATCAACGAGGGCGCAAGCCGCGTCACCGGCAACGTCAAGAGCAATGACACGGACATCGACGGCGACACCCTGACCGTGACCGAAGTCAACGGCGAAGAGGGCAACGTCGGCTCCGAGATCGCCGGGCAGTACGGCACCCTGACCCTGAACGCCAATGGCCGCTACACCTACTCCCTCGACAACTCGCTGGCCGAAGTGCAGCAGCTGGGTGTTGGCGACAGCGCGACCGAGACCTTCACCTACACCATCTCAGACGGCCAGGGCGGATTCGACACCGCCAGCCTGACCATCACTGTCAACGGCACCAACGACCGCCCCGTGGCCGTGGCCGACACCGCCTCGGTCTTCGAGGATGGCGCGGCAGCCACCGGCAACGTTCTGGACAATGATTATGACATCGACGCCAGCGACACCCTGAGCGTCGCGGCAGTGGGCGGCAGCGCGGACAACGTGGGCAGCGATCTGGCCGGAAAGTACGGCACTCTGACCCTCCAGGCCGACGGCTCCTACACCTACGCCGTGAACAACGACAACCTGACCGTCCAGAAGCTCGGCGTGGGCCAGTCCACCACTGACCGCTTCACCTACACCGTCACTGACGACAACGGCGCGACCCGCTCCGCCACCCTGACCGTGACCATCAACGGCACCAACGACGCACCCGTTGCCACCGCCGACGTGCGCGCCATCAACGAGGGCGCAAGCCGCGTCACCGGCAACGTCAAGAGCAATGACACGGACATCGACGGCGACGCCCTGACCGTGACCGAGGTCAACGGCGAAGAGGGCAACGTCGGCTCCGAGATCGCCGGGAATTACGGCACCCTGACCCTGAACGCCAATGGCCGCTACACCTACTCCCTCGACAACTCGCTGGCCGAAGTGCAGCAGCTGGGTGTTGGCGACAGCGCGACCGAGACCTTCACCTACACCATCTCAGACGGCCAGGGCGGGTTCGATACCACTACCCTGACCATCACTATCAACGGCACCAACGACCGCCCCGTGGCCGTGGCCGACACCGCCTCGGTCTTCGAGGATGGCCCGGCAGCCACCGGCAACGTTCTGGACAATGATTATGACATCGACGCCAGCGACACCCTGAGCGTCGCGGCAGTGGGCGGCAGCGCGGACAACGTGGGCAGCGATCTGGCCGGAAAGTACGGCACTCTGACCCTCCAGGCCGACGGCTCCTACACCTACGCCGTGAACAACGACAACCAGACCGTCCAGAAGCTCGGCGTGGGCCAGTCCACCACTGACCGCTTCACCTACACCGTCACTGACGACAACGGCGCGACCCGCTCCGCCACCCTGACCGTGACCATCAACGGCACCAACGACGCACCCGTTGCCACCGCCGACGTGCGCGCCATCAACGAGGGCGCAAGCCGCGTCACCGGCAACGTCAAGAGCAACGACACGGACATCGACGGCGACACCCTGACCGTGAGCGCGGTCAACGGCGAAGAGGGCAACGTCGGCTCCGAGATCGCCGGGCAGTTCGGCACCCTGACCCTGAACGCCAATGGCCGCTACACCTACTCCCTCGACAACTCGCTGGCCGAAGTGCAGCAGCTGGGTGTTGGCGACAGCGCGACCGAGACCTTCACCTACACCATCTCAGACGGCCAGGGCGGATTCGACACCGCCAGCCTGACCATCACTGTCAACGGCACCAACGACCGCCCCGTGGCCGTCGGCGAGACCGGGCTGGTCACGGACGAGGACACCCCGCTGGTCATCGATGTGCTGGCCAACGACTCGGACGTCGATGCCAACGACACCTTGACCATCCTGGGCACGCCCACGGCGCTGCACGGCACCGTGACCGTCAACGCGGACGGCACCATCACTTACACACCCAACGCCAACTACAACGGCGCCGACACCATCACCTACACCATCACCGACAGCCAGGGCGGCACGGCCTCGGCCACGGCCAAGCTGTACGTCAACGCGATCAACGATGCGCCCGACGTGCAGAACGAGACCGGACTGGCCACGGATGAGGACACCCCGCTCGTCATCGACGTGCTGGCCAACGACAGCGACGTTGAGGGGGACACCCTGTCCATCCTGGGCACACCCACCGCTGAAAACGGCACCGTGACCGTCAACGCGGACGGCACCATCACCTACACGCCCAACGCCAACTACAACGGCACCGACACCGTCACCTACACGGTCAGCGATGGCCAGGGCGGCACGGCCACCGGCACCGCCGCGATCACCGTCAACGCGGTCAACGACGCGCCCGAGTTGAGCTTCACCGGCGCGGACCAGACCACCAACCTCATCATCAACGGCAGCTTCGAGAACGTGGCTGGCGGCTACGACATCGAAACCGGAGGCTGGGCCGATGGCCGCGCCCCCGAAGGCTGGACCAAGGTGGCGGGCGACCGCTGGGAAGTCATGGACGGCGACCGCTTCGGCATTATCGGGGCGAGCGACGGCGAAAACGTCATCGACACGGGCGTCGGCTCCCGCGCGGCCCTGGTCATCTCGCAACAGATCAACAACCTCGAACCGGGCCAATACGTCATCGAACTCGACCTCTTCGACCGCGGTTCCAACCTGGGCGAGGCAGACAGCGGCGCCATCGACATACTCTGGAACGGTGAAATCGTGGGTTCCTTCAACCCCGGCGACGACGCCTGGGAGACGGGCCGCGTGATCATCACCGTGGCCGAGGCGGGCAGCGGCACCCTGACCCTGGCCTCGCACAACGCCGACGGCTACGGCAACGTCATCGACAACGTGCGCATGTTCGCCATGACCGAGGCGGCGGACGGCGCGGTCACGGTGGTCGAGAACGCCGCCGAAGGCGCGTATGTGGCCTCGGCCATCGGCACGGACATTGAGACCACAGCCGAGAACCTGACCTTCAGCCTCAGCGACAGCGACGGCTTCGCCGGCCAGTCCGCCCTGTTCGTGATTGATCCGGCCACCGGCGTCATCACCCTGGCGCAGGGCACGACCCTCGACTACGAATCCGGTCAGAGCTACACCATCAACGTGACCGTGAGCGACGGCGACGGCGGCGTGACCACCAAGCCGCTGACCATCAACGTGGCCGATGTCAACGAGGCCCCGGTGGCGGCGAATGTGGACCTGGGCCAGATATTCGAAGACGGCGTGGGCGGCGCAGGGGCCATCACCATGACCAGTGCCGAACTGATCGGCAGCGCCTACGACCCCGAGGGCGGCACGCTCACGGTGGAGAACCTGACCCTGGCCCAGGGCGAGGGCAGCCTGACCGCCAACCCGGACGGAACCTGGACCTTCACCCCGGCCCAGGACTGGAACGGCGAGGTTTCCTTCAGCTACGAATTGAGCGACGGCGTCAACACCACCCCGCAGACGGCTGCGCTCATGGTCCTGCCCACCAATGACGCGCCGGTCATCGACTTTGCGATGTCCGCGCCCGACACGGGCACCAACCTCATCGTCAACGGCAGCTTCGAGAACGTGGCTGGCGGCTACGACATCGAGACCGGAGGCTGGGCCGATGGCCGCGCCCCCGAAGGCTGGACCAAGGTGGCGGGCGACCGCTGGGAAGTCATGGACGGCGACCGCTTCGGCATCATCGGGGCGAGCGACGGCGAAAACGTCATCGACACGGGCGTCGGCTCCCGCGCGGCCCTGGTCATCTCGCAACAAATCAACAACCTTGAGCCGGGCCAATACGTCATCGAGCTCGACCTCTTCGACCGCGGTTCCAACCTGGGCGAGGCGGACAGCGGCACCGTGGACGTGCTCTGGAACGGCGAAATCGTGGCCTCCTTCAACCCCGGCGACGACGCCTGGGAAACGGGCCGCGTGATCATCACCGTGGCCGAGGCGGGCAGCGGCACCCTGACCCTGGCCTCGCATAACGCCGACGGTTACGGCAACGTCATCGACAACGTGCGCATGTACGCCGTGACCGAGGCGACGGGCGCAACCGTCACGGTCAACGAGGACGCCACCGGCGGCACCATCGTGGCCAGCGTGGTCGGCACGGATATCGACTCCATGGGTCTGACCTACTCCCTGGCCGACCCGGGCAACACTTCGCCCTTCACCATCGACGCGCAAACTGGTGTAGTCACCCTCAAGAACGGCGCGAGCCTCGATTACGAGACCACCGCCGCCTACGAGGTGGAGGTCACTGTCAGCGACGGCTTTGCAAGCACCACCAAGACGCTGACCATCAACGTGGGCGATGTCAACGAGGCCCCCACGGGCCAGGACATCGACCTGGGCAGCATCCATGAGGACGGCGTGGGCGGCGACGGTTCCATCACCTTCACGGCCGCCCAGCTCCTGGCCGGAGCCACAGACCCGGACGGCGACGCACTGTCCATCGCCAACCTGACCCTGACCCAGGGCCAGGGCACCCTGGCTGACAACGGCGACCAGACCTGGACCTTCACCCCGGACGCCGACTTCAACGGCGACGTGGCCTTTGGCTACGAGATCACTGACGGTGCGCTCTCCTCGCCCCAGACCGCGAGCCTGACGGTCATCGACACCAACGAGGCTCCTGTGGCGGGCAACGACGTGTTTGGCGGCGTGACCGTGACCGAAGGCGTGACCATCGACCTGACCACCCCGGATTCCGGGGTCAATGTCAGCCAGATCCAGGCACAATGGGCCGCGCAGGGAGTGACCGTGCGCGCCCTGACCGGCGACGGGATGGACGCCGGTTCCTGGAGCGACTCGAGCCTGGGCACCAAGAACGTCTCCTTCACCACGGGCGGCACCCACTACGCCTACTCCGGCCTGGGCGTGAGCGCGCCGGGCAACATCGACGGCGGCGAGGTGGACCTGCTCGACGGCAGCCAGACCACTGCCACGGAACTGCTGGCCGTGTCCTTTGACAAGCCCATGCAGAGCGTGACCCTGGAGATCTCGGCCCTGTTCGACGGCGTCAACGGCAATGCCTACGACATCGGCCACATCGAGGTGGCCCGCGTGGCCGCCTATGACGCCAGCGGCGCGCTGCTCGGCTATGTGGATGTCCAGGGCACGCCAAACGGACTGGCCACGGTCACCCTTGATGTCACCGCCCTGGGCTACGGGCTGCCCATAGCCTCGGTAGCGGTCATGCCCCTTGCCAACAGCGCAGGTAATTCGGGCAACAACTCCGACTTCCTGCTGCGCAGCGTCAGCGGCGAGTCCATGGACGTGGTCACCGGCCTCTTCTCCGAGGACGAGACCATCACCCTGGACGCCAGCGCCCTGCTGGCCAACGACACGGACCAGGACGGCGACCCCCTGACCATCACCTCGGTCGGCGACGCCACCCACGGCACCGTGTCCATGGTGGGCGGGCAGATCGTGTTCCAGCCCGAGGCCAATTACAACGGGCAGGCCACCTTCACCTACACCGTCAGCGACGGCAACGGCGGCTTTGACACCGCCACGGTGGCCCTGAACATCACGGCGGTCAACGACGCCCCGACGGTAGGCCTTGAAACCACCACCTTTGTCGGCGGCGAGGATGCCGTGTCCGTGGTGGGCGACATCGCCATCACCGACGTGGACTCGGCCACAATGAGCAAGGCCGTGATCACCCTGACCAACGCCATGGAAGGTGACGAACTGAACACCGACGGCGTGTCGGGCCTGTTCGTGGACACCGAGGTCACGGCTGACGGCCAGATCATCGTCACCCTGAGCGGGTCGGCCACGGCGGCGGAATACGAGAGCGCCATCAAGGCCATCACCTTCTCCACCACCAGCGATGCGGATACTGCCCGCACGGTCACGGTCCAGGTGACAGACGCCGAGGGCAACCAGGCCCAGACCAGCAACATGGCGACCACCACCATCGACGTGGACATCCCGACCGATGCGCCCATTGTGGACTACAACGTGACCGGCCAGGAAGTGATCTTCCAGTCCGAAAGCGCGGGATACTCCAACATGCTCGGCATCTACACCGTGGACGAAAACAACAACCCGAGCGACCCGGAGATCATCCTGTTCAACTCCAAGAGCGCCCTGCCGCAGGAAGTGCTCAAGGCCTTTTCCGAAGACGCGTCGATACGCTTCTTCCTGATCCCCAACGGTGCCAACCAGGGCCTCGACACCAGCGCCACGCTCCACTTCGTCATGAGCAACGGCCAGTGGGCCCTGGCCCTGGCCAGCGCCGACACCACCACCCGGATAGTGGACGTGAAGTTTGACGACGCCCAGTTCAACCCCAATGGCGAGGAAGCGACCTTCAAGTACTCCTGGGGCGGGCAGCCCGGCATGACCTTGAGCGACTACCAGAGCGTGACCGTGAGTATCGACGACCAGACCTCCAACGTCGATGACGACGACTTCAACGATCTCAGCGTCAAGCTCGCCTTCACCAACGACGGCGTCTTCCAAGGCGGCAGCGGCGACGATCTGGCCTACGGCGGCCTGGGCAGCGACACCCTGCACGGCGGCGCGGGCAACGACACGCTCTACGGCGGCGACGCCAACGACATCCTCTACGGCGGCTCCGGCAACGACTCCCTTGATGGCGGCAACGCCGACGACATGATCAGCGGCGGAAGCGGCAACGACACCCTGCTGGGCGGCAACGGCAACGACGTGCTGGTCGGCGGCGCGGGCAACGACTCCATGGACGGCGGCACCGGCAACGACACCCTGCTCGGCGGCGACGGCAACGACACCCTGCTCGGTGACCACGGCGACGATCTGCTGAGCGGCGGCGCAGGCGACGACTCCCTGGACGGCGGTACCGGCCACGACACCCTGTTCGGCGGCGACGGCAACGACACCTTGGTGGGAGACCACGGCAACGATCTGCTGGTGGGCGGCGCAGGCGATGACCTGATCTACGGCGGCACCGGCAACGACATGGTCATCGCCGGTACCGGGTACGATCAGGTGGAACTGGGTTCCGGCAACGACACCATCTTCATCGACCAGTCCGTCCTGGCAGACGGCGGCGGCGAGATGATCGTGTCCGACTTCAACGTGCGCCAGGATGTCCTGGAACTGGGCGACGGCCTGTCCATCGACAACATCATCATGAGCAGCACCCAGGACTACACGCAGCTGGTGATCACCAACGGCGATCAAGACATCGTGGTCAAGCTGCTCGGCGTGACGCCCTCAGACTTCACCAACCACAACCCGATTGTGAACACGGACACCACGGCTGATTCCCTGATCCAGATGCTGGTCGAGGCCGACAACAAGTCCGACTTCTAA